The Tubulanus polymorphus chromosome 1, tnTubPoly1.2, whole genome shotgun sequence genome contains a region encoding:
- the LOC141914970 gene encoding U3 small nucleolar RNA-associated protein 14 homolog A-like produces the protein MIDNEDDDYISAPSDAEPELDDEFKHAKLLDAISSLDGKKRATKFLRKEATDQVSEFNITSSNDVSGKVNVTDLLSKINTKTKNNKKLKEKLKKCVRDPTDKVLPTPLPTYQQEKIRRSVAYETTTTEVSKWDSVVQKNRKADQLQFPLGGSELHVINQQPTNKFVQRFQAQTPLEKEIAALLGTSSHIIPTDHTLTKAEERALKAMSLEEARMRRAELQKYRALLSYKEAKARRQNKIKSKSYHKVLRKEKQKNELNSMEELKRIDPESFNEKIRQIERIRIQERMSLKHKGGSKFSRQQKIHAKYDKEAQQSVQDMHQKHQQLTQKVAAIESSESEDDDEKNDKTEETNTDQRNQYNPWIGSNIDVKNPWMNTVKIKKVSDYSRPAEIRNTEIIEDILHSASEDEQEVEQQQQQQQQQPDKRQTVETDIEKLDSVKPAKKRKSIDQKNKEEPEVKKSKTNGEKKPVKQQQQKQSNNSTKKNKIKKSIRNKLKETDDIDEMFDVLDNLGEQAAEINKEKRKSRQVKRKERIPAMRKNDEERHREYLDVDETEEKETEESTTHRRTLEDLDLDNWSDNEELTLSNVARVLESEKNPKPSQQESTTIHTTEEAKIDPKQILTMKTYLRGNSDGKFVSDDEEEAEENGEEEKQKMTIAEAFADDDILDEFESEKREEEDADKPKDIDLSLPGWGVWGGEGVRPVSNRRKNRFVIKAAPTAPRKDRNLGNVIICERKDKTIQKHQVSSLPHPFSSVSQYESTIQAPLGNTWNTATSFKQLTKPKVVTRLGTIIEPMDQSQKLTDARKTAGDLPETSKPSQQQQTVHKNTVKMPLKSNKFKNRFRNKR, from the exons ATGATTGataatgaagatgatgattacaTATCTGCTCCAAGTGATGCTGAACCCGAACTTGAT GATGAATTCAAACACGCTAAACTGTTAGATGCTATATCTTCACTTGACGGCAAAAAAAG GGCAACTAAATTCCTGCGTAAAGAGGCAACAGATCAAGTATCTGAGTTTAACATTACATCATCCAATGATG TCAGTGGTAAAGTTAATGTTACTGATTTACTGTCGAAAATCAAcacaaaaactaaaaataacaagaaattaaaggagaaattgaagaaatgtgtGCGTGACCCGACTGATAAAGTTTTACCAACACCATTACCTACTTATCAACAGGAAAAG ATTCGTAGATCTGTCGCTTATGAAACTACTACAACAGAAGTTTCGAAATGGGATTCGGTCGTTCAAAAAAATCGAAAG gcCGATCAGCTTCAATTTCCACTCGGTGGTTCAGAGCTTCACGTTATTAATCAACAACCGACCAACAAATTTGTTCAAAGATTTCAG GCTCAAACTCCGctagaaaaagaaatcgcTGCATTATTAGGTACAAGTTCGCATATAATACCCACAGATCATACTTTAACAAAAGCTGAAGAACGAGCTTTAAAAGCTATGAGTTTAGAAGAG GCTCGAATGAGAAGAGCTGAATTACAGAAATACCGAGCATTGTTGTCATACAAAGAAGCGAAGGCTCGaagacaaaataaaatcaagaGCAAATC TTATCACAAAGTTTTGcgtaaagaaaaacaaaagaatgaattgaattcgatGGAGGAATTGAAGAGGATCGATCCGGAAAGTTTTAATGAGAAAATCAGACAAATAGAACGTATTAGAATACAG GAACGAATGAGTTTGAAACATAAAGGTGGCAGTAAATTTTCCCGTCAACAGAAAATCCATGCTAAATATGACAAAGAA GCTCAACAGTCAGTTCAGGACATGCATCAAAAACACCAACAACTCACACAGAAAGTAGCGGCAATAGAATCATCAGAATCTGAGGACGATGATGAGAAGAATGATAAAACAGAGGAAACGAATACCGATCAACGGAATCAGTATAATCCATGGATCGGATCAAACATCGACGTGAAAAACCCGTGGATGAACACGGTCAAAATCAAAAAGGTTTCAGACTACAGTCGACCAGCTGAAATAAGGAATACTGAGATTATTGAAGATATTTTACATTCCGCATCAGAGGATGAGCAAGAGGttgagcagcagcagcagcagcagcagcagcagcctgATAAGAGACAAACAGTTGAAACTGATATTGAGAAACTGGATTCAGTAAAACCtgcgaaaaaaagaaaatccatcgatcagaaaaataaagaagaaCCAGAGGTTAAAAAGAGTAAAACTAACGGCGAGAAGAAACCTGTgaaacaacaacagcagaaaCAAAGCAACaattctacgaaaaaaaataaaatcaaaaaatcaatcagaaataaattgaaagagaCCGACGATATCGATGAGATGTTTGATGTGCTCGATAATCTCGGAGAACAGGctgctgaaataaacaaagaGAAGAGGAAGAGCCGCCAGGTGAAGAGGAAAGAAAGGATTCCGGCGATGAGAAAGAATGATGAAGAAAGACATCGAGAATATTTAGACGTCGACGAAACGGAAGAGAAAGAGACGGAAGAATCTACGACTCACAGACGAACTTTAGAGGATTTAGATCTGGACAATTGGTCTGATAACGAGGAGTTGACGTTGTCTAACGTCGCTCGAGTTTTAGAATCAGAAAAGAATCCGAAACCATCGCAGCAGGAATCGACGACGATTCATACAACGGAGGAAGCGAAAATAGATCCGAAACAGATTCTAACGATGAAAACTTATCTCCGCGGTAACAGTGACGGTAAATTCGTATCAGATGATGAGGAGGAGGCAGAGGAGAACGGAGAGGAGGAAAAACAGAAGATGACAATCGCTGAAGCGTTCGCCGATGATGACATCCTGGATGAGTTCGAATCGGAGAAGAGAGAAGAAGAAGACGCGGACAAACCTAAAGATATTGATTTATCGTTACCGGGATGGGGTGTGTGGGGCGGGGAAGGGGTCCGTCCTGTGTCAAATAGGAGAAAAAACAG attcgtAATCAAAGCAGCTCCAACCGCGCCGCGTAAAGATAGAAACCTCGGAAATGTGATTATCTGCGAGAGGAAGgataaaacaattcaaaaacaTCAG GTGAGTAGTTTACCTCATCCGTTCAGCAGTGTGTCGCAATATGAAAGCACGATTCAAGCTCCGCTCGGAAACACGTGGAACACGGCAACATCGTTTAAACAATTAACTAAACCTAAAGTCGTCACACGTCTCGGCACGATTATTGAACCGATGGATCAGTCGCAGAAACTCACCGACGCTCGTAAAACAGCGGGTGATTTACCGGAAACGTCTAAACCatctcaacaacaacaaactgttcataaaaataccgTGAAAATGCCTTTAAAATcgaataaatttaaaaatcgaTTCAGAAACAAAAGATGA